The bacterium DNA segment ACTCTGTTTACAGGACTTAACTTAAATAAATTTATGGATGCAGGTATAAGGGCTTCCGGCGTTTTTTATACCAGAAACGGAAAATATGAAAATACATATCAGTGGGATAACGGAATGTCATCTGATAATATATCCCGCAGCAGCTATATCAGCAGCAGGAATCAGGATTACAGCCATTATGACATATCTTCCGGAATTATTACAAAGTTTTCTCCTAAAGTTTCAGCCGGAATAACAGGCGGCTATCTCTGGGGCAATGTTGATCAGGCAAAAAATTGGGGCAGCAGCAGCACCTATCAGCATGGAGTAATTGATCAGGGCACATCCTGGAGCTATTACTACAGAAACGGAACAAGTGATGAATCATGGACCCATAAAGGGAAGACTTATTATGGAGGCATCAATCTTAAATTTCTTCTTGGTACTTCTCAAACCCTTACGCTGTTTTACAGAACTGAAAAACAGGGCGTAGATATTGATCTTAAAGGTGATATAAGCGACACATCTTACAGCAACTATCACAATGAAAATGAAAACTGGAAATATTCAAGTGAGCACATAAGCCACCTTTATGACAACAGAACAGGAAATGGCGACTGGTGCAGCTGGTCTCATCACCTCGGAGCAGGGCTCATATGGCCTGTGGATAAAAGAACAAAGGTCAGCCTCGGTATGCAATACAGGACTTCAAAACGTACGGTTTCCACACTTGAAGATGTTTATGCTGACAGAGGCAGACAGGGATACCGGACATCAACATCGTCAGAAAATGAATGGATATCAACTGTAGCAGAAAAAAAGATGCTTGATTGGCAATTTATATCAAAAGTGTCTTCAATTCAAATTCCTGTTTTTGTTACCTGCAGGATTTCAAAAAATCTTAAGCTGCTTACAGGGCTGACAAGAACTTTTACCAGCAGCAGAACAAGTGATATCACAACTGCATATTTTGATTATAGAACAACAAATGAGAGCGGAAAGATTGAAAATAAAGAAAAATTCGGAGAGCGGTACACTGAACCGGAAGACATTAGAAACAATGTATCTACAACACTGCTTTTCGGAGCTACTATTACACCTAGCAGGCTTTTTGACATACAGGTGCTTATGGTTCCTAACTTTTACCAGTCATACTACTCCACAAGCATTAAAGAACTGCAGTGGTGGATAGACTTTAATTTTTATCCGGAAAGGAGGAAATAGTATGAAAAAAGCAGCCCTGATTATTACATTTTTACCCGTTTTTTTACTTTTCAGCTGCGACCGGGTCTTTTCTCCCTTTCAATCTCCAACAACAAGACCATTTACACAAATGGAGAAAAAAATTGCAGAATCAACTGCTGATTTCAGCATGAAAATATTCAGCGGGATTACATCCGTTCCGTCTGATTCAAACATTTTCATCTCGCCCATAAGCATTTCCTATGCACTTGCCATGGCAGCGAACGGCGCAGAAGGAACAACCCGGGAGGAGATACTTAATACTCTCGGTTTTGGAAACATGGCAATTGATGACGTGAACAAATCCTTCCATTCTCTGATGTCTCTTCTTGTAAACACGGACCCTGATGTTATTTTAACTATTGCAAATTCTATCTGGTACAAAAAAGGCTTCCCTGTAGAACAATCTTTTCTTAAAATAAATAAAAGTTATTACAGCGCAGAAGTAAATGAGCTGGATTTCTCTTCGCCTGATGCAGTGAAAACAATTAATACATGGGTTTATGACAACACGAACGGGAAGATAGAAAAAATTTTGGACAGCATTGACCCTGCGAGTGTTATGTTTTTGTTAAATGCAATATACTTTAAAGGTATGTGGCAGTATAAATTTGATGAAAATTTTACAATTGAGGATGTATTTACCACTTCTTCGGGAGATACTGTTCATTGTAAAATGATGACAATTACTGAGAATCTCCCCTGTTTTGAAACAGACACTTTCGAAGCGGTTGATATTCCATAC contains these protein-coding regions:
- a CDS encoding serpin family protein — protein: MKKAALIITFLPVFLLFSCDRVFSPFQSPTTRPFTQMEKKIAESTADFSMKIFSGITSVPSDSNIFISPISISYALAMAANGAEGTTREEILNTLGFGNMAIDDVNKSFHSLMSLLVNTDPDVILTIANSIWYKKGFPVEQSFLKINKSYYSAEVNELDFSSPDAVKTINTWVYDNTNGKIEKILDSIDPASVMFLLNAIYFKGMWQYKFDENFTIEDVFTTSSGDTVHCKMMTITENLPCFETDTFEAVDIPYGSGNFAMAVLVPKSGNTAENIIKSMNKSSWDMWQQKFKVSKQTITLQMPKFETRYKIKLNDVLKNLGIKKAFSPSDADFSGICKSYDLYIDEILHKSFIKIDEKGTEAAAVTIIDYKMGISNSTDNVKFIKVDRPFIFIIHEKTNGTILFEGKINNPVI